The following proteins are encoded in a genomic region of Burkholderia gladioli:
- a CDS encoding AraC family transcriptional regulator, translated as MAARYPLLNERIYAPYKIAALVEVLAEQGIAPLDSLRGSGLSVDQLDDAAVLTSVRQYAVVCRNAIELSSDPATPFRTGSRLHLAAYGMYGYALMSCLSLRDYFRLGVKYHRLATPTLTIEWREFPDRAVWTFPDAFGPNLPHELQQFLLEQQYTQHVTHLQDVAGRACPPLRARFSYAAPAHAALYAEYLGCPCDFDAKQCELIYDSAILELRPHLAHRHSAALLQDTCDRLIGQAKTSSGASGEVYQLLMRSPGEFPGMEAVAATLGMTSRTLRRRLESEGTSFVAIVDDVRCSLAIEYLRTTRMSTEDVAMLVGFTDVANFRRALKRWTGKGAAEIREE; from the coding sequence ATGGCGGCGCGGTACCCCCTGCTCAACGAGCGCATCTATGCACCCTACAAGATCGCGGCCCTGGTCGAGGTGCTGGCCGAGCAGGGCATCGCGCCGCTCGACAGCCTGCGCGGCAGCGGCCTGTCGGTGGACCAGCTCGACGATGCCGCGGTGCTGACCTCGGTGCGCCAGTACGCTGTCGTGTGCCGCAACGCGATCGAGCTGTCGTCCGATCCGGCCACGCCGTTCCGGACCGGCTCGCGCCTGCACCTGGCCGCCTACGGCATGTATGGTTATGCGCTGATGTCCTGCCTGTCGCTGCGCGACTACTTCCGGCTCGGCGTGAAATACCATCGCCTGGCCACGCCGACCCTGACGATCGAATGGCGGGAATTCCCCGATCGCGCGGTATGGACCTTTCCCGACGCGTTCGGCCCGAACCTCCCCCACGAGCTTCAACAATTCCTGCTCGAGCAGCAGTACACCCAGCACGTCACCCATCTGCAGGACGTGGCCGGCCGCGCCTGCCCGCCGCTGCGCGCGCGCTTCTCCTATGCCGCGCCGGCGCATGCCGCGCTCTATGCCGAGTACCTCGGTTGCCCCTGCGATTTCGATGCCAAGCAGTGCGAACTGATCTACGACAGCGCGATCCTCGAGCTGCGCCCGCACCTGGCGCATCGGCACTCGGCGGCCTTGCTGCAGGACACCTGCGATCGGCTGATCGGGCAGGCCAAGACCTCGTCCGGCGCCTCGGGCGAGGTGTACCAGCTGCTGATGCGCAGCCCCGGCGAATTCCCGGGCATGGAGGCCGTGGCCGCCACCCTGGGCATGACCAGCCGGACCTTGCGACGCCGGCTCGAATCGGAAGGCACCTCGTTCGTGGCGATCGTCGACGACGTGCGTTGCTCGCTGGCGATCGAATATCTGCGCACCACCCGCATGAGCACCGAGGACGTGGCGATGCTGGTGGGCTTTACCGACGTCGCCAATTTCCGGCGCGCGCTGAAGCGCTGGACCGGCAAGGGCGCCGCCGAGATCCGCGAGGAATAG
- the ptrR gene encoding putrescine utilization regulator PtrR: protein MDLIQLEMFQAVARHGSIAAAAQAVHRVPSNLTTRIKQLEEELGVDLFTRERNRLQLSQPGRVFLDYASRILGLVSEARAVTAGQQPAGRFALGALESTAAVRIPGILAAYNQRFPQVALELATGPSGQIIDALLGGDLIAAFVDGPLDHPELTGFPVFDEQMVVVAPSNHAPIRRGRDADGDALYVFRKNCSYRRHLERWLANDGAVHGEIRELESYHGMLACVSAGGGLAIMPLSMLESMPGSQTVRAWPMGKEFGLLRTWLVWRKETISKALEAFTQLVKASASA, encoded by the coding sequence ATGGATCTCATCCAACTGGAAATGTTTCAGGCGGTGGCGCGCCACGGCAGCATCGCGGCAGCCGCGCAGGCCGTGCACCGGGTGCCGTCCAACCTGACCACGCGCATCAAGCAACTGGAGGAGGAGCTCGGCGTCGACCTGTTCACGCGCGAGCGCAACCGGCTGCAGCTATCCCAGCCGGGGCGCGTGTTCCTCGACTACGCGAGCCGGATCCTGGGCCTGGTGAGCGAGGCGCGCGCCGTCACGGCCGGCCAGCAGCCGGCCGGCCGCTTCGCGCTGGGCGCCCTGGAAAGCACGGCCGCGGTGCGCATCCCCGGCATCCTGGCCGCCTACAACCAGCGCTTCCCGCAGGTGGCGCTGGAACTCGCCACCGGGCCCTCGGGGCAGATCATCGACGCGCTGCTCGGCGGCGACCTGATCGCGGCCTTCGTCGACGGCCCGCTCGACCACCCCGAGCTGACCGGCTTCCCGGTGTTCGACGAGCAGATGGTGGTGGTGGCGCCGAGCAATCACGCGCCGATCCGCCGGGGCCGCGACGCCGACGGCGATGCGCTCTACGTGTTCCGCAAGAACTGCTCGTATCGCCGCCACCTGGAGCGCTGGCTCGCCAACGACGGCGCGGTGCATGGCGAGATCCGCGAGCTGGAGTCGTATCACGGCATGCTGGCCTGCGTGAGCGCGGGCGGCGGCCTGGCGATCATGCCGCTGAGCATGCTGGAGAGCATGCCGGGCTCGCAGACGGTGCGCGCCTGGCCGATGGGCAAGGAGTTCGGCCTGCTGCGCACCTGGCTGGTGTGGCGCAAGGAGACCATCTCCAAGGCGCTGGAGGCCTTCACACAGTTGGTGAAGGCGAGCGCTTCGGCCTGA
- a CDS encoding DNA topoisomerase IB translates to MKHSSTQAPRRFAKDPRPPAPRREPLARRAPRGSPSAGAASARPSRSRDGGKDGAAQPDPPLRRVDDSRPGYTRRRGADGFVYLNTRGLPIRDLREIARINALAIPPAYVDVWICVDPLGHLQATGRDDRGRKQYRYHPRWRELRDAEKYARLAAFAQALPRIRARVSRDLSKPGLPREKIVAAVVRLLDSTLVRIGNAEYARDNASFGLTTLRKRHLSIEPGAMRLRFAGKSGVEHDVTIDDARVLPILHACAKLPGRHLFQYLDAEGTRHAIGPVEINDYLRETGGADFSAKDYRTWAGSVNALALLRRAAWLDARQARKQIVATVREVAALLHNTPAVCRSSYIHPVVLEAFETGALAVLGPCTKRRGLRTDEILFASLLTGTTARA, encoded by the coding sequence ATGAAACATTCCAGCACCCAGGCGCCGCGTCGTTTTGCCAAGGACCCGCGCCCTCCCGCGCCGCGGCGGGAACCGCTCGCACGCCGCGCGCCGCGCGGCTCGCCAAGCGCGGGCGCGGCATCGGCGCGGCCCTCGCGCTCTCGAGACGGCGGCAAGGACGGCGCCGCGCAGCCCGACCCGCCGCTGCGCCGCGTCGACGACAGCCGGCCCGGCTACACGCGCCGGCGCGGCGCCGACGGCTTCGTCTACCTCAATACGCGCGGCCTGCCGATCCGCGACCTGCGCGAAATCGCCCGCATCAATGCACTCGCGATCCCGCCCGCCTACGTCGACGTGTGGATCTGCGTGGACCCGCTCGGCCACCTGCAGGCCACCGGCCGCGACGATCGCGGCCGCAAGCAGTACCGCTACCATCCGCGCTGGCGCGAGCTGCGCGACGCCGAAAAATACGCTCGCCTGGCCGCCTTCGCGCAGGCCTTGCCGCGCATCCGCGCGCGGGTGAGCCGCGACCTGTCGAAGCCGGGCCTGCCGCGCGAGAAGATCGTCGCCGCCGTGGTGCGCTTGCTGGACAGTACCCTGGTACGCATCGGCAATGCCGAATACGCGCGCGACAACGCCTCGTTCGGGCTGACCACGCTGCGCAAGCGCCATCTGTCGATCGAGCCCGGCGCGATGCGGCTGCGTTTCGCGGGAAAAAGCGGCGTCGAGCACGACGTGACGATCGACGACGCGCGCGTGCTGCCGATCCTGCACGCCTGCGCGAAACTGCCGGGGCGGCACCTGTTCCAGTACCTCGACGCCGAGGGCACGCGGCACGCGATCGGCCCCGTCGAGATCAACGACTACCTGCGCGAGACGGGCGGCGCCGACTTCAGCGCCAAGGACTACCGGACCTGGGCCGGCAGCGTCAACGCGCTGGCCCTGCTGCGGCGTGCCGCCTGGCTCGATGCGCGGCAGGCGCGAAAGCAGATCGTCGCCACGGTGCGCGAGGTGGCGGCGCTGCTGCACAACACGCCGGCCGTGTGCCGGAGCAGCTACATCCACCCCGTGGTGCTGGAAGCCTTCGAGACCGGCGCGCTCGCCGTGCTCGGGCCCTGCACCAAGCGGCGCGGGCTGCGCACCGACGAGATCCTGTTCGCGAGCCTGCTGACGGGCACGACGGCTCGCGCGTAG
- the otsA gene encoding alpha,alpha-trehalose-phosphate synthase (UDP-forming), protein MSRLVVVSNRTSDPDSSAPGGLAVALNDSLQQRGGIWFGWSGKLAEADSDPGNQEVQVREYGNMELATIDLSQRDYDAYYLGYSNNVLWPVFHYRLDLANFDVQFSEGYRRVNRLFARKLMPLLKPDDVIWVHDYHLIPLATELRAQGCRNRIGFFLHIPVPPPQIMAAIPEHEWLMRSLFAYDLVGFQAHTDVTHFVRYAEAEANAQFIDGERLRAFDRTIRVGTFPIGIDVDGFAQMGSDDDGLNIYEQMRDEYSRRKLLLGVDRLDYSKGLPQRVQAFREMLDAFPDTRKQATLIQIAAPSREDVDAYGQLRQEMDALCGSLNGDYGELDWMPVRYIHRSLERSSLPGLYRASRVALVTPLRDGMNLVAKEFIAAQDSRDPGVLVLSRFAGAAEQLTDALLVNPYDIQGTARAIQAALTMPLDERVRRHTALLAEIRKHDVHWWTASFLDALDETGAARERRQPRLVQSAA, encoded by the coding sequence GTGAGTCGTCTCGTCGTGGTATCGAACCGGACATCCGATCCGGACAGTTCGGCCCCGGGAGGCCTGGCCGTCGCGCTCAACGACAGCCTGCAGCAGCGCGGCGGCATCTGGTTCGGCTGGAGCGGCAAGCTCGCCGAGGCCGACAGCGATCCCGGCAACCAAGAGGTGCAGGTCCGCGAATACGGCAACATGGAACTCGCCACCATCGACCTCTCGCAGCGCGACTACGACGCCTACTACCTCGGCTATTCGAACAACGTGCTCTGGCCGGTGTTCCACTACCGGCTCGACCTGGCCAACTTCGACGTGCAGTTCAGCGAGGGGTATCGCCGCGTGAACCGCCTGTTCGCGCGCAAGCTGATGCCCCTGCTCAAGCCCGACGACGTGATCTGGGTGCACGACTACCACCTGATCCCGCTGGCCACCGAGCTGCGCGCCCAGGGCTGCCGCAACCGGATCGGCTTCTTCCTGCACATTCCCGTGCCGCCGCCGCAGATCATGGCCGCGATCCCCGAGCACGAATGGCTGATGCGCTCGCTGTTCGCCTACGACCTGGTGGGCTTCCAGGCGCATACCGATGTCACCCACTTCGTGCGCTACGCCGAAGCCGAGGCCAACGCGCAATTCATCGACGGCGAACGGCTGCGCGCCTTCGACCGCACCATCCGGGTGGGCACCTTCCCGATCGGCATCGACGTGGACGGCTTCGCGCAGATGGGCAGCGACGACGACGGCCTCAACATCTACGAGCAGATGCGCGACGAGTATTCGCGCCGCAAGCTGCTGCTCGGCGTGGACCGCCTCGATTATTCGAAGGGCCTGCCGCAGCGCGTGCAGGCGTTCCGCGAGATGCTCGACGCCTTCCCCGACACACGCAAGCAGGCCACCCTGATCCAGATCGCCGCGCCAAGCCGCGAGGACGTCGACGCATACGGCCAACTGCGCCAGGAGATGGATGCGCTGTGCGGCTCGCTCAACGGCGACTACGGCGAACTCGACTGGATGCCGGTGCGCTACATCCACCGCAGCCTCGAGCGCAGCTCGCTGCCGGGGCTGTACCGCGCGAGCCGGGTGGCGCTGGTCACGCCGCTGCGCGACGGCATGAACCTGGTGGCCAAGGAATTCATCGCCGCGCAGGACAGCAGGGACCCCGGCGTGCTGGTGCTGTCGCGCTTCGCCGGCGCCGCCGAGCAGCTGACCGATGCGCTGCTGGTCAATCCCTACGACATCCAGGGCACCGCGCGCGCGATCCAGGCGGCCCTGACCATGCCGCTGGACGAGCGCGTGCGGCGCCACACGGCCCTGCTCGCCGAGATCCGCAAGCACGACGTGCACTGGTGGACCGCGAGCTTCCTCGATGCGCTGGACGAGACGGGCGCGGCGCGCGAGCGCCGTCAGCCGCGACTGGTTCAGTCGGCCGCCTGA
- a CDS encoding SMP-30/gluconolactonase/LRE family protein yields the protein MNPIQGFSVDPASIRHVGHDLQRPECILAQRDGSLLVADARGGVQRIAPTGEQTLILPKGAAATAASDGLTSGSLPNGLALDAEGNILIANIGTDRVERLTHSGELRVLFDGLDGKPPGKVNFVLRDSRDRLWVTISTRVDPWPNAVRNNLADGYIVLIDPRGARIVADGLAFTNEIRLDPDERFLYVAETTANRVSRFRVLDDGALGPRETYGPSRLGPGLIDGFAFDAYGNLWCAMIFADRIVAIDPEGDLHTLLDDGDAAATARFDAAFASGEIVPMSIMAETGGSIAPWLTSVTFGGPDLKTVYLGSLKGTTLASFRSPVAGRPMIHW from the coding sequence GTGAATCCCATCCAAGGCTTCAGCGTAGACCCGGCCTCGATCCGCCATGTCGGCCACGACCTGCAGCGCCCCGAATGCATCCTCGCGCAGCGCGACGGCTCGCTGCTGGTGGCCGACGCGCGCGGCGGCGTGCAGCGCATCGCCCCCACCGGGGAACAGACGCTGATCCTACCTAAGGGCGCCGCCGCGACCGCCGCCTCGGACGGCCTCACCAGCGGCTCCTTGCCCAACGGCCTGGCGCTCGACGCCGAGGGCAACATCCTGATCGCCAACATCGGCACCGACCGCGTCGAGCGGCTCACGCACTCGGGCGAGCTGCGGGTGCTGTTCGACGGCCTGGACGGCAAGCCGCCCGGCAAGGTCAACTTCGTGCTGCGCGACAGCCGGGACCGGCTGTGGGTGACCATCTCCACGCGTGTCGATCCCTGGCCGAACGCGGTGCGCAACAACCTGGCCGATGGCTACATCGTGCTGATCGACCCGCGCGGCGCACGCATCGTGGCGGATGGCCTGGCCTTCACCAACGAGATCCGGCTCGACCCCGACGAACGCTTCCTGTACGTGGCGGAAACCACCGCGAACCGCGTCAGCCGCTTTCGCGTGCTCGACGACGGCGCGCTGGGCCCGCGCGAGACCTATGGCCCGAGCCGGCTCGGGCCGGGCCTGATCGATGGTTTCGCCTTCGACGCCTACGGCAACCTGTGGTGCGCGATGATCTTCGCCGATCGCATCGTCGCGATCGACCCCGAGGGCGACCTGCACACCCTGCTGGACGACGGCGACGCGGCCGCCACCGCGCGCTTCGACGCGGCCTTCGCGAGCGGCGAGATCGTGCCGATGTCGATCATGGCCGAGACGGGCGGCAGCATCGCGCCCTGGCTGACCAGCGTGACCTTCGGCGGCCCGGACCTGAAGACGGTCTACCTCGGCAGCCTGAAGGGCACCACGCTCGCCAGCTTCCGCTCGCCGGTGGCTGGCCGGCCGATGATCCACTGGTAG
- a CDS encoding aldehyde dehydrogenase family protein, with the protein MSSADPQVFRSISPLDGRRLAEFPAQGPAELEQALQRTSAAFRDWKRRPMAERCAALRRLGQVLRADAQRIAETITLEMGKPIKQALAEVEKSAGVCDWYAEHAAALLAPEPTQVEGQKARIEYRPLGPVLAVMPWNFPIWQVVRGAVPALAAGNTYVLKHAPNVLGSARLLAEAFERADFPAGVFELVDLGNDLVSAAIADPRIAAVTVTGSVRAGAAIGAQAGAALKKCVLELGGSDAFIVLADADLDLAVAAAVAGRFQNSGQVCAAAKRFIVEAPVLAQFTERFVAAVKALRMGDPRVADNYIGPMARYDLRDELHRQVERSLAEGATLLVGGHKVEGEGNYYQPTVLADVKPGMTAFREELFGPVAAIIPADSAAHAVQLANDSDFGLCASVFTRDAALAESIAAELEVGGVFINGYSASDVRVGFGGVKKSGFGRELSHFGLREFCNAQTVWADRR; encoded by the coding sequence ATGAGCAGCGCAGATCCTCAGGTATTCCGTTCCATCAGCCCGCTCGACGGCCGCCGGCTCGCCGAATTCCCGGCCCAGGGGCCGGCCGAGCTCGAACAGGCCCTGCAGCGCACCTCGGCCGCCTTCCGCGACTGGAAGCGGCGCCCGATGGCCGAGCGCTGCGCGGCGCTGCGCCGGCTCGGCCAGGTGCTCAGGGCCGACGCGCAGCGCATCGCCGAGACCATCACGCTGGAGATGGGCAAGCCGATCAAGCAGGCCCTGGCCGAGGTGGAGAAGTCGGCCGGCGTCTGCGACTGGTACGCCGAGCACGCGGCGGCCCTGCTGGCTCCGGAACCCACCCAGGTGGAGGGCCAGAAGGCGCGCATCGAATATCGCCCGCTCGGGCCGGTGCTGGCGGTGATGCCCTGGAATTTCCCGATCTGGCAGGTGGTGCGCGGCGCGGTGCCGGCCCTGGCCGCCGGCAATACCTATGTGCTCAAGCACGCGCCCAACGTGCTGGGCTCGGCCCGGCTGCTGGCCGAGGCCTTCGAGCGGGCCGATTTCCCGGCCGGCGTGTTCGAGCTGGTCGACCTGGGCAACGATCTGGTGTCGGCGGCGATCGCCGATCCGCGCATCGCCGCGGTGACGGTGACGGGCAGCGTGCGCGCCGGCGCCGCGATCGGCGCGCAGGCGGGCGCCGCGCTCAAGAAGTGCGTGCTCGAGCTGGGCGGCTCCGATGCCTTCATCGTGCTGGCCGACGCGGACCTGGATCTCGCCGTGGCGGCCGCGGTGGCCGGGCGCTTCCAGAATTCGGGCCAGGTGTGCGCGGCGGCCAAGCGCTTCATCGTCGAGGCGCCGGTGCTGGCGCAGTTCACCGAGCGCTTCGTGGCGGCCGTCAAGGCGCTGCGCATGGGCGACCCGCGGGTGGCGGACAACTACATCGGCCCGATGGCCCGCTACGACCTGCGCGACGAACTGCATCGCCAGGTCGAGCGCAGCCTGGCCGAGGGCGCCACGCTGCTGGTGGGCGGCCACAAGGTGGAGGGCGAGGGCAACTACTACCAGCCCACCGTGCTGGCCGACGTCAAGCCGGGCATGACCGCCTTCCGCGAGGAGCTGTTCGGGCCGGTGGCCGCGATCATCCCCGCCGACAGCGCCGCGCACGCGGTGCAACTGGCCAACGACAGCGACTTCGGCCTGTGCGCCTCGGTGTTCACGCGCGATGCCGCGCTGGCCGAGTCGATCGCGGCGGAGCTTGAGGTGGGCGGCGTGTTCATCAACGGCTACAGCGCCAGCGACGTGCGGGTGGGCTTCGGCGGCGTGAAGAAGAGCGGCTTCGGACGCGAGCTCTCGCACTTCGGCCTGCGCGAGTTCTGCAACGCGCAGACGGTATGGGCGGATCGTCGCTGA
- a CDS encoding Hsp20/alpha crystallin family protein: MTENSELTTQPKRTDLAQREDAAGGAKPTERISPAVDIIEDSHGITLYADLPGVPRDKLDVRVADGSLNIEAEAVIPTPTGLRLQHGEVRHPRFWRAFTLSPDFDVARIDAQLRDGVLKLSIPRREEAKPRRIEVSAG, encoded by the coding sequence ATGACCGAGAACAGCGAACTGACCACCCAACCGAAGCGTACCGACCTGGCGCAGCGCGAGGACGCGGCTGGCGGCGCGAAACCGACCGAGCGCATTTCGCCGGCCGTCGACATCATCGAGGACAGCCACGGCATCACGCTGTATGCCGACCTGCCCGGCGTGCCGCGCGACAAGCTCGACGTGCGCGTGGCGGACGGCAGCCTGAACATCGAGGCCGAGGCGGTGATTCCGACGCCGACCGGGCTGCGCCTGCAGCATGGCGAGGTCCGTCATCCGCGTTTCTGGCGGGCCTTCACGCTGAGCCCCGATTTCGACGTGGCGCGCATCGACGCGCAATTGCGCGACGGCGTGCTGAAGCTGAGCATTCCACGCCGAGAGGAGGCGAAGCCGCGGCGCATCGAGGTCAGCGCCGGATGA
- a CDS encoding Hsp20/alpha crystallin family protein — protein sequence MSDLFFSTDLLGEFDRLHRQMSRLAGFPASLRASRSESFPPLNIGDTDDSVEIVAFVPGLDPATIDVSIDKRLLTISGERKAPEREAGARVYARERFMGAFRRVIELPQHADPDRVGARYVNGCLMISVGRAEASRPRQVSIQ from the coding sequence ATGAGCGATCTTTTCTTCAGTACCGACCTGCTGGGCGAGTTCGACCGCCTGCACCGGCAGATGAGCCGCCTGGCGGGTTTCCCCGCCAGCCTGCGCGCCTCGCGCAGCGAGAGTTTTCCTCCCCTCAACATCGGCGACACCGACGACAGCGTCGAGATCGTCGCGTTCGTGCCGGGCCTCGATCCGGCCACGATCGACGTCTCGATCGACAAGCGGCTGCTGACCATCAGCGGCGAGCGCAAGGCGCCCGAGCGTGAAGCCGGTGCGCGCGTCTATGCGCGCGAGCGCTTCATGGGCGCGTTCCGGCGCGTGATCGAACTGCCCCAGCATGCCGATCCCGACCGCGTCGGCGCGCGCTACGTGAACGGCTGCCTGATGATCAGCGTCGGGCGTGCCGAGGCATCCCGGCCGCGCCAGGTGTCGATTCAATGA